The bacterium genome has a window encoding:
- the kdpC gene encoding K(+)-transporting ATPase subunit C: MKNLVAELRASIAATLLLAVLCCGVYPAVVWAVGQGLFSGKANGSLVRVDGKVVGSSLLAQGFSGPSYFHPRPSAAGEGYDAVNSGGTNLGPTSKKLIEDVKQRVVDYRAENGLPPDARVPADAVTSSASGLDPHISVRNALLQAARVAKARGIGEKDLLAKVGAQTEGRTLGFLGEPRVNVLKLNLSLDGKM, translated from the coding sequence ATGAAGAACCTTGTCGCGGAGCTCCGCGCGTCGATCGCCGCCACGCTTCTGCTGGCGGTCCTGTGCTGCGGCGTCTACCCGGCGGTCGTCTGGGCCGTCGGCCAGGGACTCTTTTCCGGCAAAGCCAACGGCTCCCTGGTCCGTGTGGACGGGAAAGTCGTGGGATCATCGCTCCTCGCCCAAGGCTTCTCCGGTCCCTCCTATTTCCACCCCCGCCCCTCGGCGGCGGGGGAAGGGTACGACGCGGTCAATTCCGGGGGCACGAACCTGGGACCCACGTCGAAAAAGCTGATCGAGGACGTGAAACAGCGGGTTGTCGACTACCGGGCGGAAAACGGCCTGCCCCCGGATGCGCGGGTGCCGGCCGACGCGGTGACATCGTCGGCGAGCGGTCTGGATCCCCACATCAGCGTCCGGAATGCCTTGTTGCAGGCGGCTCGCGTCGCGAAGGCGCGCGGCATCGGCGAAAAGGATCTCCTGGCGAAGGTCGGAGCGCAGACGGAAGGGAGAACCTTGGGATTCCTGGGGGAACCGAGGGTAAACGTCCTGAAGCTGAACCTTTCGCTTGACGGTAAAATGTAA